The Larus michahellis chromosome 16, bLarMic1.1, whole genome shotgun sequence genome has a segment encoding these proteins:
- the PHC2 gene encoding polyhomeotic-like protein 2 isoform X3, with protein sequence MENEQLPAPPPASSAGGTATTPSSTGTARPPAPQISVYSGIPDRQTVQVIQQALHRQPNTAAQYLQQMYAAQQQHLMLQTAALQQQHLTSAQLQSLAAVQQASLAANRQSGSSGGNGAQPAPAQQPTINLATSPAAAQLLNRAQSVTPGASGIAQQAVLLGNAASPALTASQAQMYLRAQMLIFTPTGPVSAVRPESPAPAPPPAPPPAPPPATPQVHSLALRPAGPHLPALAMKPPGGPPPRAGPPRGPPPDPPAEHLKKAEGPDARAHTLARAAAPAAAHPLVTPAYAPLQPPQFLQQPPKPMQPQQQQQQFVIQQQQQQLAPRGQPPPGPPTAPQLQPLPPASPGPAPQPKAGVPQGAGGETGPPNGHPGCHAAPRKFQHASAVILQLQPAGATPPLGVPDGTRRDPPPAPRSAASPPAAPPQPPALSPPAAPPRPDTPEGERPPTHEPPADRLHAQPQPLASAPGMTSGTGSSASTVAGAAPHNGENKPPQAIVKPQILTHVIEGFVIQEGAEPFPELLAEKLPPQDNTTTTDSEMEEPYLQGVPPRPPESKEEGNPPKLKCELCGRVDFAYKFKRSKRFCSMACAKRYNVGCTKRVGLFHPDRSKLQKPGGPPHGRRRTCKGTLPTLGKDTKKQPPVSLPPGSVPLSVTASLQLNHSQEDSSRCSDNSSYEEPLSPISASSSTSRRRQGERDLELREMDLPDVHVRDLAGIGHRFLPSEPSKWNVEDVYEFIRSLPGCQEIAEEFRAQEIDGQALLLLKEDHLMSTMNIKLGPALKIYARISMLKDS encoded by the exons ATGGAGAACGAGCAGCTCCCGGCACCTCCGCCCGCCAGCAGCGCCGGCGGCACCGCCACGACACCCAGCAGCACCGGCACCGCGCGCCCACCCGCTCCCCAGATCTCCGTCTACAGCGGCATCCCCGACCGCCAGACCGTCCAG GTGATCCAGCAAGCGCTGCACCGGCAGCCCAACACGGCGGCGCAGTACCTGCAGCAGATGTACGCggcgcagcagcagcacctgATGCTGCAGACGGCCgcgctccagcagcagcacctcaCCAGCGCCCAGCTCCAGAGCCTGGCCGCCGTCCAGCAG GCGAGCCTGGCGGCAAACAGGCAGAGCGGTTCTTCGGGGGGTAACGGCGCCCAGCCGGCACCGGCGCAGCAACCCACG ATCAACCTGGCGACGTCACCGGCGGCGGCACAGCTCCTGAACCGGGCGCAGAGCGTCACCCCTGGGGCCTCGGGCATCGCGCAGCAGGCCGTGCTGCTGGGCAACGCCGCCTCGCCCGCCCTCACCGCCAGCCAGGCCCAGATGTACCTGCGGGCGCAGATG CTCATCTTCACGCCCACGGGCCCCGTCAGCGCCGTCCGGCCAGAGAGCCCTGCGCCCGCaccgccgcctgccccgccgcccgcacCGCCACCCGCCACCCCCCAG GTGCACAGCCTGGCCCTGCGCCCCGCtggcccccacctccccgccctGGCCATGAAGCCCCCCGGtggccccccaccccgggctggccccccccggggccctCCGCCGGACCCCCCTGCCGAGCACCTCAAAAAAGCTGAGGGGCCTGATGCCCGTGCCCACACTTtggcccgcgccgccgcccccgctgcTGCCCACCCGCTTGTCACCCCAG CCTacgccccgctgcagcccccccagtTCCTGCAGCAGCCGCCAAAGCCGatgcagccgcagcagcagcagcagcagttcgtcatccagcagcagcagcagcagctggcgccccgcgggcagccccccccgggcccccccactgccccccagctccaacccctgccccccgccagccccggcccggcccctcaaCCCAAAGCGGGGGTCCCCCAGGGAGCGGGGGGCGAGACCGGCCCCCCCAACGGACACCCCGGCTGCCACGCTGCCCCCCGCAAGTTCCAGCACGCCTCCGCCGtcatcctgcagctgcagccGGCCGGCGCCACG cccccacTCGGGGTCCCCGATGGCACCCGCCGGGACCCGCCGCCGGCCCCGAGGAGCGCCgccagcccgcccgccgccccgccgcagccccccgccctctcgccgcccgctgcccccccgcGACCCGACACCCCCGAGGGCGAGCGGCCCCCCACGCACG AGCCACCCGCCGACCGCCTTcatgctcagccccagcccctcgccaGCGCTCCCGGCATGACCTCGGGCACCGGCAGCTCTGCCTCCACCGTCGCCGGCGCCGCCCCCCACAATGGTGAGAACAAACCGCCCCAGGCCATCGTGAAACCCCAAATCCTCACCCACGTCATCGAGGGCTTCGTCATCCAGGAAGGGGCAGAACCGTTCCCG gagctgctggctgagaAGCTCCCGCCGCAggacaacaccaccaccaccgacTCCGAAATGGAGGAACCTTATTTACAA GGTGTCCCTCCGCGCCCCCCAGAATCCAAAGAAGAGGGGAACCCCCCCAAACTGAAGTGCGAGCTCTGCGGCCGCGTCGACTTCGCTTATAAATTCAAGCGCTCCAAGCGCTTCTGCTCCATGGCTTGTGCCAAAAG gtaCAACGTGGGGTGCACGAAGCGGGTGGGTTTGTTCCACCCCGATCGCAGCAAACTGCAGAAACCCGGCGGCCCCCCCCACGGCCGCCGTCGGACCTGCAAGGGGACGCTGCCCACCCTCGGCAAAGACACCAAGAAGCag CCGCCGGTTTCTCTCCCGCCGGGTTCGGTGCCTCTTTCCGTGACGGCGTCGTTGCAGCTCAACCACAGCCAAGAAGATTCCAGTCGGTGTTCGGATAATTCGAGCTACGAGGAGCCGCTCTCCCCCATCTCGGCCAGTTCCTCCACCTCCCGCCGACGCCAGGGCGAGCGAGACCTGGAGCTACGCGAGATGGACCTGCCCGACGTCCACGTCCGCGACCTGGCCGGCATCGGCCACCGCTTCCTCCCCAGCGAGCCCAGCAAGTGGAACGTGGAGGACGTCTACGAGTTCATCCGCTCCCTGCCGG GTTGCCAGGAGATCGCGGAGGAGTTCCGGGCGCAGGAGATCGACGGgcaggcgctgctgctgctgaaggaggatCATCTCATGAGCACCATGAACATCAAACTGGGGCCAGCCCTCAAGATCTACGCCCGCATCAGCATGCTCAAGGACTCCTAG
- the PHC2 gene encoding polyhomeotic-like protein 2 isoform X2 has protein sequence MENEQLPAPPPASSAGGTATTPSSTGTARPPAPQISVYSGIPDRQTVQVIQQALHRQPNTAAQYLQQMYAAQQQHLMLQTAALQQQHLTSAQLQSLAAVQQASLAANRQSGSSGGNGAQPAPAQQPTINLATSPAAAQLLNRAQSVTPGASGIAQQAVLLGNAASPALTASQAQMYLRAQMLIFTPTGPVSAVRPESPAPAPPPAPPPAPPPATPQVHSLALRPAGPHLPALAMKPPGGPPPRAGPPRGPPPDPPAEHLKKAEGPDARAHTLARAAAPAAAHPLVTPAYAPLQPPQFLQQPPKPMQPQQQQQQFVIQQQQQQLAPRGQPPPGPPTAPQLQPLPPASPGPAPQPKAGVPQGAGGETGPPNGHPGCHAAPRKFQHASAVILQLQPAGATPPLGVPDGTRRDPPPAPRSAASPPAAPPQPPALSPPAAPPRPDTPEGERPPTHEPPADRLHAQPQPLASAPGMTSGTGSSASTVAGAAPHNGENKPPQAIVKPQILTHVIEGFVIQEGAEPFPVGRSSLLVGNLKKKYAQELLAEKLPPQDNTTTTDSEMEEPYLQESKEEGNPPKLKCELCGRVDFAYKFKRSKRFCSMACAKRYNVGCTKRVGLFHPDRSKLQKPGGPPHGRRRTCKGTLPTLGKDTKKQPPVSLPPGSVPLSVTASLQLNHSQEDSSRCSDNSSYEEPLSPISASSSTSRRRQGERDLELREMDLPDVHVRDLAGIGHRFLPSEPSKWNVEDVYEFIRSLPGCQEIAEEFRAQEIDGQALLLLKEDHLMSTMNIKLGPALKIYARISMLKDS, from the exons ATGGAGAACGAGCAGCTCCCGGCACCTCCGCCCGCCAGCAGCGCCGGCGGCACCGCCACGACACCCAGCAGCACCGGCACCGCGCGCCCACCCGCTCCCCAGATCTCCGTCTACAGCGGCATCCCCGACCGCCAGACCGTCCAG GTGATCCAGCAAGCGCTGCACCGGCAGCCCAACACGGCGGCGCAGTACCTGCAGCAGATGTACGCggcgcagcagcagcacctgATGCTGCAGACGGCCgcgctccagcagcagcacctcaCCAGCGCCCAGCTCCAGAGCCTGGCCGCCGTCCAGCAG GCGAGCCTGGCGGCAAACAGGCAGAGCGGTTCTTCGGGGGGTAACGGCGCCCAGCCGGCACCGGCGCAGCAACCCACG ATCAACCTGGCGACGTCACCGGCGGCGGCACAGCTCCTGAACCGGGCGCAGAGCGTCACCCCTGGGGCCTCGGGCATCGCGCAGCAGGCCGTGCTGCTGGGCAACGCCGCCTCGCCCGCCCTCACCGCCAGCCAGGCCCAGATGTACCTGCGGGCGCAGATG CTCATCTTCACGCCCACGGGCCCCGTCAGCGCCGTCCGGCCAGAGAGCCCTGCGCCCGCaccgccgcctgccccgccgcccgcacCGCCACCCGCCACCCCCCAG GTGCACAGCCTGGCCCTGCGCCCCGCtggcccccacctccccgccctGGCCATGAAGCCCCCCGGtggccccccaccccgggctggccccccccggggccctCCGCCGGACCCCCCTGCCGAGCACCTCAAAAAAGCTGAGGGGCCTGATGCCCGTGCCCACACTTtggcccgcgccgccgcccccgctgcTGCCCACCCGCTTGTCACCCCAG CCTacgccccgctgcagcccccccagtTCCTGCAGCAGCCGCCAAAGCCGatgcagccgcagcagcagcagcagcagttcgtcatccagcagcagcagcagcagctggcgccccgcgggcagccccccccgggcccccccactgccccccagctccaacccctgccccccgccagccccggcccggcccctcaaCCCAAAGCGGGGGTCCCCCAGGGAGCGGGGGGCGAGACCGGCCCCCCCAACGGACACCCCGGCTGCCACGCTGCCCCCCGCAAGTTCCAGCACGCCTCCGCCGtcatcctgcagctgcagccGGCCGGCGCCACG cccccacTCGGGGTCCCCGATGGCACCCGCCGGGACCCGCCGCCGGCCCCGAGGAGCGCCgccagcccgcccgccgccccgccgcagccccccgccctctcgccgcccgctgcccccccgcGACCCGACACCCCCGAGGGCGAGCGGCCCCCCACGCACG AGCCACCCGCCGACCGCCTTcatgctcagccccagcccctcgccaGCGCTCCCGGCATGACCTCGGGCACCGGCAGCTCTGCCTCCACCGTCGCCGGCGCCGCCCCCCACAATGGTGAGAACAAACCGCCCCAGGCCATCGTGAAACCCCAAATCCTCACCCACGTCATCGAGGGCTTCGTCATCCAGGAAGGGGCAGAACCGTTCCCG gtggGGCGCTCCTCCTTGCTGGTGGGGAACCTGAAGAAGAAGTATgcgcaggagctgctggctgagaAGCTCCCGCCGCAggacaacaccaccaccaccgacTCCGAAATGGAGGAACCTTATTTACAAG AATCCAAAGAAGAGGGGAACCCCCCCAAACTGAAGTGCGAGCTCTGCGGCCGCGTCGACTTCGCTTATAAATTCAAGCGCTCCAAGCGCTTCTGCTCCATGGCTTGTGCCAAAAG gtaCAACGTGGGGTGCACGAAGCGGGTGGGTTTGTTCCACCCCGATCGCAGCAAACTGCAGAAACCCGGCGGCCCCCCCCACGGCCGCCGTCGGACCTGCAAGGGGACGCTGCCCACCCTCGGCAAAGACACCAAGAAGCag CCGCCGGTTTCTCTCCCGCCGGGTTCGGTGCCTCTTTCCGTGACGGCGTCGTTGCAGCTCAACCACAGCCAAGAAGATTCCAGTCGGTGTTCGGATAATTCGAGCTACGAGGAGCCGCTCTCCCCCATCTCGGCCAGTTCCTCCACCTCCCGCCGACGCCAGGGCGAGCGAGACCTGGAGCTACGCGAGATGGACCTGCCCGACGTCCACGTCCGCGACCTGGCCGGCATCGGCCACCGCTTCCTCCCCAGCGAGCCCAGCAAGTGGAACGTGGAGGACGTCTACGAGTTCATCCGCTCCCTGCCGG GTTGCCAGGAGATCGCGGAGGAGTTCCGGGCGCAGGAGATCGACGGgcaggcgctgctgctgctgaaggaggatCATCTCATGAGCACCATGAACATCAAACTGGGGCCAGCCCTCAAGATCTACGCCCGCATCAGCATGCTCAAGGACTCCTAG